A section of the Acipenser ruthenus chromosome 39, fAciRut3.2 maternal haplotype, whole genome shotgun sequence genome encodes:
- the LOC117962826 gene encoding zinc finger protein 252-like isoform X1 — protein MDACVSVSFFQDELASTVQHAVKAAVDTLLREITKVVGSKFTELRVEMAGKEKENEILRLRLEISESELNAVRDNAADADIKPPLIFQESHAIPEPEAQEGPKMEAVYTQEESFEQESRGSLMQVTELVFDKDEDVPQQECDPVKEEFIEQQCVPIADTENNVCTLEENKLGSNLCDDPPSECEVGLKRHRAKQAALSRRVILQKLESHTIPEPEAQEGPKIEAVYTQEESFEQESRGSLMQVTELVFDKDEDVPQQECDPVKEEFIEQQCVPIADTENNVCTLEENKLGSNLCDDPPSECEVGLKRHRAKQAALSRRVILQKLDEGEYDSTPSPHCKNSSSGKPQCKKRRETTPQEENVKTLRTLSVKLPLQDRHRHAVESTETGHSVCFNNSETQGTLKTLPHSITGQLGSPTNPTRGTALTCADCGKSFKRLSRLKIHQRVHTGEKPHHCADCGKRFSHLGNLKTHQRIHTGEKPYHCAECGKRFSDLVNFKRHQRVHTGEKPYHCADCGKRFSHLVNLKTHKLLHTGEKPHHCTQCGKSFTQLGGLRDHQHVHTGEKPHRCTVCGKCFAQLRRLKTHQRIHTGEKPYHCTECGKSSTQLGSL, from the exons ATGGACGCCTGTGTCTCCGTGTccttctttcaagacgagctcgcctctaccgtCCAGCATGCGGTCAAAGCGGCTGTGGACACACTCTTGCGTGAAATTACAAAAGTtgtcggcagcaaattcactgaattgcgagtggaaatggctggaaaggagaaagagaatgaaattCTGaggctgagattggaaatatcagagagcgagctgaaCGCTGTGCGAGataacgctgcagatgcagacattaaaccaCCGCtgatatttcaag agagccacgctatccctgaacctgaagcacaggaggggccaaagatggaagcagtttacacacaagaggagtcctttgagcagGAGAGCCGTGGAagtctaatgcaggttacagagctggtgTTTGATAAAGATGAAGAcgtccctcaacaggaatgtgaTCCtgttaaagaggaattcatagagcagcaatgtgtccccatcgcagacacagaaaataatgtctgtacccTTGAGGAgaacaagctgggatccaacctgtgtgatgatcCTCCATCTGAATGTGAAGTGGGATTGAAACGTCATCGTGCAAAACAAGCTGCATTGAGCCGCCGAGTAATCCTGCAGAAACTGG agAGCCACACTATCCCTGAACCTGAAGCACAAGaggggccaaagatagaagcagtttacacacaagaggagtcctttgagcagGAGAGCCGTGGAagtctaatgcaggttacagagctggtgTTTGATAAAGATGAAGAcgtccctcaacaggaatgtgaTCCTGTTAAAGAGGAATTCATTGAGCAgcaatgtgtccccatcgcagacacagaaaataatgtctgtacccTTGAGGAgaacaagctgggatccaacctgtgtgatgatcCTCCATCTGAATGTGAAGTGGGATTGAAACGTCATCGTGCAAAACAAGCTGCATTGAGCCGCCGAGTAATCCTGCAGAAACTGG ATGAAGGAGAATATGACTCCACTCCATCACCCCActgcaaaaactcttctagtggcaaaccacagtgcaagaaacgCAGAGAGACGACACCCCAAGAAGAAAATGTGAAGACGTTGAGAACTCTCTCCGTTAAACTtcctttacaagacagacaccgACATGCTGTGGAGAGCACAGAGACGGgacattctgtgtgttttaacaataGTGAAACCCAGGGCACcttgaagaccttgcctcattctaTTACAGGTCAACTAGGCTCTCCTACAAATCCCACACGAGGGACTGCATTAACTTGTGccgattgtgggaagagtttcaaacgTTTATCACGGCTTAAAATAcaccagcgcgttcacacaggagagaaacctcatcactgtgctgactgtggAAAGAGATTCAGTCATTTAGGAAATCTTAAAacccaccagcgcattcacactggagagaaaccttatcactgtgctgaATGTGGAAAGAGATTCAGTGATTTAGTAAattttaaaagacaccagcgtgttcacacaggagagaaaccgtatcactgtgctgactgtggAAAGAGATTCAGTCATTTAGTAAATCTTAAAACCCACAAGCTccttcacactggagagaaacctcatcactgcacgcagtgtgggaagagtttcacgcaGCTAGGAGGTCTTCGAGATCACCAGCAcgttcacacgggagagaaacctcATCGCTGCACTGTTTGTGGGAAATGTTTCGCACAGTTAAGAAGGCTTAAAacccaccagcgcattcacacaggagagaaaccttatcactgtactgagtgtgggaagagttccACACAGCTAGGAAGCCTTTGA
- the LOC117962826 gene encoding zinc finger protein 252-like isoform X2, producing MDACVSVSFFQDELASTVQHAVKAAVDTLLREITKVVGSKFTELRVEMAGKEKENEILRLRLEISESELNAVRDNAADADIKPPLIFQESHTIPEPEAQEGPKIEAVYTQEESFEQESRGSLMQVTELVFDKDEDVPQQECDPVKEEFIEQQCVPIADTENNVCTLEENKLGSNLCDDPPSECEVGLKRHRAKQAALSRRVILQKLDEGEYDSTPSPHCKNSSSGKPQCKKRRETTPQEENVKTLRTLSVKLPLQDRHRHAVESTETGHSVCFNNSETQGTLKTLPHSITGQLGSPTNPTRGTALTCADCGKSFKRLSRLKIHQRVHTGEKPHHCADCGKRFSHLGNLKTHQRIHTGEKPYHCAECGKRFSDLVNFKRHQRVHTGEKPYHCADCGKRFSHLVNLKTHKLLHTGEKPHHCTQCGKSFTQLGGLRDHQHVHTGEKPHRCTVCGKCFAQLRRLKTHQRIHTGEKPYHCTECGKSSTQLGSL from the exons ATGGACGCCTGTGTCTCCGTGTccttctttcaagacgagctcgcctctaccgtCCAGCATGCGGTCAAAGCGGCTGTGGACACACTCTTGCGTGAAATTACAAAAGTtgtcggcagcaaattcactgaattgcgagtggaaatggctggaaaggagaaagagaatgaaattCTGaggctgagattggaaatatcagagagcgagctgaaCGCTGTGCGAGataacgctgcagatgcagacattaaaccaCCGCtgatatttcaag agAGCCACACTATCCCTGAACCTGAAGCACAAGaggggccaaagatagaagcagtttacacacaagaggagtcctttgagcagGAGAGCCGTGGAagtctaatgcaggttacagagctggtgTTTGATAAAGATGAAGAcgtccctcaacaggaatgtgaTCCTGTTAAAGAGGAATTCATTGAGCAgcaatgtgtccccatcgcagacacagaaaataatgtctgtacccTTGAGGAgaacaagctgggatccaacctgtgtgatgatcCTCCATCTGAATGTGAAGTGGGATTGAAACGTCATCGTGCAAAACAAGCTGCATTGAGCCGCCGAGTAATCCTGCAGAAACTGG ATGAAGGAGAATATGACTCCACTCCATCACCCCActgcaaaaactcttctagtggcaaaccacagtgcaagaaacgCAGAGAGACGACACCCCAAGAAGAAAATGTGAAGACGTTGAGAACTCTCTCCGTTAAACTtcctttacaagacagacaccgACATGCTGTGGAGAGCACAGAGACGGgacattctgtgtgttttaacaataGTGAAACCCAGGGCACcttgaagaccttgcctcattctaTTACAGGTCAACTAGGCTCTCCTACAAATCCCACACGAGGGACTGCATTAACTTGTGccgattgtgggaagagtttcaaacgTTTATCACGGCTTAAAATAcaccagcgcgttcacacaggagagaaacctcatcactgtgctgactgtggAAAGAGATTCAGTCATTTAGGAAATCTTAAAacccaccagcgcattcacactggagagaaaccttatcactgtgctgaATGTGGAAAGAGATTCAGTGATTTAGTAAattttaaaagacaccagcgtgttcacacaggagagaaaccgtatcactgtgctgactgtggAAAGAGATTCAGTCATTTAGTAAATCTTAAAACCCACAAGCTccttcacactggagagaaacctcatcactgcacgcagtgtgggaagagtttcacgcaGCTAGGAGGTCTTCGAGATCACCAGCAcgttcacacgggagagaaacctcATCGCTGCACTGTTTGTGGGAAATGTTTCGCACAGTTAAGAAGGCTTAAAacccaccagcgcattcacacaggagagaaaccttatcactgtactgagtgtgggaagagttccACACAGCTAGGAAGCCTTTGA